The sequence ATGAGTGTGTCCGTCTTAAAAATTTTGACGGGTCGGTTGTCTTATACTCCAGATCGGACACCAAGTTTCAGCACTAGGTACTTCAATTCGCATTGAAGTACCTATATGGAAAATGGCTTGGCGCATCATCGTTCACTACAGATCAACCATGGCCTCATACCGGTCTTTTGAAAATGGCCACAACATCCCGGGTCTGACCCTGACTGATGCTGGTATCAAAGCAGGAAACAAGCTCCCAGCCGTCATTTCCATAGCTGTTCAACAGATTCTCAAAGTCCTCCTCATCCAGCTTGCCACCCAGAAAGCCGCCCGTCTTGTATTTTACCGTCCGATATTCCCAACGATTCATATTTTTCGCTCCTTATCTAGATAAATGATTCCAGTATCCCTTTTCTCCAGACTCGTAATCACAAAGTATCCGAACAGCACACCGGAGATTACATTGATCTGAGCGGAAGTCAGCAGCAAATAAACTGCGCCCTTCGGCAGCCACTCCATTTTCCACGGCATATACGGATAAACACAGAACAACAGGGCAGGTAAAGCAAGAAAAATCAGCCGATACCCGTTAAAGGTCCAGCGGCCTTTACGGCTGTGTTCTCGAAGTAAAGTCTCAACTCCGATAGCTAAACCGGAAAGGGAGGGAATTAGGGGGTAAAGAAAAACAAGCTGATCGGGGAATGGGAACTTGTAATATTGACTTCGGTATTCGGTAATCTTGCTGACAGCAAACCCCACAAGCAGCAATACAACGACCAGAACTGCCATCTTTAACAGATGAACCAGTACTTTTTTCAAGCGTTCCACCCACTTCGCATATAAAATCATTTTCTAAAATCAAACATCGCTGCCTCACTCTTTTGCCGAGTAAATATCTCACTTGGATAAGGGATTGCGATTTCAGGAATCTGATCCTCTTTATAAAATTGAAATTCCGCAACTTCCCCATCGGTCTCGCCGCGAAGCCCCTCTGTTATACGACACTCAAAGACAATAGCCAGATATTCAACTTTATGGCCATTACTATATTCGTACCTATACTTGTTTCCTCCGAAAACTCCAGCAATCTTGTCAGGAACAACAATGAGTCCTGTTTCCTCACACACTTCCCTGATTACCGCTTCAGCAGGCGCTTCGCCTATTTCGATTGCACCGGCAGGCAGTCCCCAAATGCTTTCGCCCTTTTTGCGTATAAATAAGATTTCATTAAGATCATTTCTAATAATTGCTGCGACCGAAGGCATGAACAGTAAATCCTTGCCCACTTTATTCCTCAGGTTTTGATAATATTCCGACATTGGCATACGGTTTACCCCGCAGTTTTTTTGTTAAAACTCCACATAATCTCCCACTCTTGACTCCAAAATATCTATCAAATCGCTGTCCATGAATCTGTAGTCGTCCGCGATATCCAGACAAATGACCCGTTTATACGCGATTTCGGCTTGAAACTTGGCGCTCAGTCTTCGGAGATGCTTTTTTTCCATGACAAAAATAAGATCCGCCCAGCCGATATGTCCTGCGGTTACCTTTATCCTCGCGTTCTCTTCCGTCCCCGCCGATCTGATTTCATGACCGCCGCGTCCATCAAATAACTTCTCCGCCGTCAGGCTTCTCCATTTGTTCCGACTGCATATAAAAAGAATTTGAATAAGGTTGACCTCCTAAAATGCTATACGCTGTCTCTGCTGACCCATCTCATCCCCGGCGCCGCCTCCGGGCGTTCCTCAAACCCAAACTTTTTGTAAAATCCGGACTTATGCGCCGCCGCAAACAATTGAACCATCAGGATATCCTGTTCTTTGCATTTTTTCAGCAATCTGCTTAGAATACCTGTACCAATGCCCTTACTCTGGTCGTCCGGTAATATAATCAAATCACAGATGAACGCTTGAAAAATGCCATCCGAAATCACCCGGCCCATTCCAACCAGCCGATCCTCCTTAAATGCCGAAACAACGAGCCAACTCTGGCGCAGAGCCGCTTCCAGCTGACCGCTTCCCTTCTTCGTTATCCCCTGCCAGCCAGCGCTTTCCACTAACCGGATAAATTCTTCCCCTGTCGGTATGTACTCGCGGTATATAACAGGCTGCAAATCCTTGGACATGATCATATTCACCTCCGGCCGTTCTTATTATTTCTCCGCGATCCACACCGTCCATCGATCCTGTTCTTGTATCGGTTGGCCGCTTGCCAGACGCTGCCGGGTGAAGGATTGATTATTGTAGTCGTGAAAGTCGATCGGCATTTCTTTACCGCCCTTCCTTAATATCTGGGGCTCATTTCCTTCTCCAAAACATAACTTGCTTCCTTGGCATCCCAGGCGTTCTCGATTCGGACGATTTTAAATCCGCATTTATTAACATAAAAATGATGATTACGCCTTGAAAAGCCTGGAGTTTCCGTTGTCCACTTTTTCGTGTCCGGGTATTTCCTCTCTATTGCTTCCCAAATGCTCAAGCCGACGCCATGACTTTGCAAAGCCGGGTCCACAAATAAATTGCCCAGGAAATTTTCGTTATTCTCATGAATGAAGATAATGACAGCGCCCACTATTCTCTCATCCAGCAGCACTTTAAAAGATTCGGAAGGCGATTCCAGCGCCCAACGTCTTATAAATTCTTCTGTGTCATAGCCTTCCGGACCGCCTTTTTCTTCACCGAGCGAAACCAAAGCGTCATTATCAAAAGACCGGGTCATGATCTCCGTCAACGCTGCAACATCGCTATCCTCAATCGGTTCAAGCTCTAACTTCCAATTCCCCTCCATTTTCCACTGCTCCTTTAAAAATGCTTGCGAAACCCCACCGCATTCTCTTCCTTATAGCCTAACTCTTCGTAGAACTTATGCGCTTCCGTCCGCTGCCCGCCTGATACAAAAATGATATAAGTGCAATCTCTTTCCCTGGCCGCCCGCTCGATTTCCTGCATTAATATTCTACCGACACCTTGTCTTCTGAAACGGCTCGAAACAACGACGTTCTCAATGACCATAAAAGACTTGCATTCTCCCACAAAATCCTGGCAGATGATCCCCATCAGCGAACCAGCCAGCATATCGTCTTGAAAAGCGCCCAGCAGTATGTAGTTGTTATTATTTTGATGCGATTCGAACACGCTGGCCAGCTTGGCCTCATTGCTCTTGTGCCCAGTCAGTTCCTCATACAAGCCGTTTAGCCCGGGTAAATCTTCTTTGCCGATCTTTCTAATGGAAATCATAATAAGCCTGACCCCTTCCCTGCTAAGGCAAACGCTTCGTATAGTTCCTGCACAGTACGTATGCAATACGTCGGCCCAATAGCCTCCATCTCAGCTTCGCTGCCGTACCCGTACAAGATGCCAATCGACGATATTCCGTTGGTATGCGCTCCGATAATGTCATGCTTCCGGTCACCGATCATGACGGTGCTGGCTGTGTTCAGGTTCTCTTTTTCAATGATATGCCGAATGATCTCACTCTTATCCGACAGCGTTCCGTCCAGGTTGCTCCCGACCACCGCATGAAAAAAGTGCTCCAGCTTAAAATGCTTCAATATCCTCTCAGCGAACACAAGCGGCTTCGAAGTCGCTACGATCAGAACGGCCTGCCGCTGAGTGAGCATGCTCAATAGCTCGGGAATGCCAGCGTACAGCTCATTTTCGAAAATGCCCTTGTCCGCAAAATACTCCCGGTAATACTGCACGGCATGCCAGGCATCCTCCTCTGAAAAATCGTAAAACTCCTGAAACGAATAAGCCAGCGGCGGCCCGATGAACGGCTCCAAACGATCCAAATTGTCTTCGATAATCCCAAACTTGGCAAGCGCGTACTGCACGGACTTGGTTATGCCAATCTTCGGGTCCGTCAGCGTTCCGTCCAGATCAAACAAAATATGCGAAAAATTCAAATGATCACCTTCCCGTTCGGCGAATTTAGTCAATCTTACAGTCTCTTCTCAAAACACAGGCTGGACGGGCAATCCGCGTATTCTCCGAACCGGTCAATCTCGCCGTAGCCGTTCTTCTTATAGAAACCGATGGCCTCCGTCTGCTGATCCCCCGTTTCCAGCTTGATTCCCTGATATCCCTGCCTGGCCGCCTCTTCTTCCAGTCGTTCCACAATCCTCCAGGCGATTCCCTTGTTCCGGTACTCCGGCTCCACGAAGAACCGCTTCAGCTCCACGTACTCCTCGTCCAGCTTCTTAATCGCTCCGCATCCGACAGGACGGGAGTCCAGGTAAGCAACAATGAAATAAATTTCATTTACGTAAGGATCTTCGAAATCAACGAGATAAACTTCCTCCGGCGGGTAGAGCTCAAACAGATAGCGGTCAAGCTGTGCAATCAGCAGGGCCAGGTCCGGATGCTCCGGCGCCACCTGCACCAGTTCGGTATTTTCCATGTACAATCTCTCTCCTTGTTATCCGTTCTACATCCAATTTTCCAGCAGAAAAGCATGAATCAATTGTAACGCGCGTTATATTTTTTCTTTGATCACAGCAGCCAATAATCCGAGATATTCCTTCAGCGCCGTTCCAACCGTTCCAATTGAACCAGGGCTAGGCGCCAGCATGCCCGCATACCAAGCCGTTGTGGCGCCGCCGCTTATATGGTAATCGGTCGGATACGGCTGAACCTCCATACCGGTTCGCCGGAACTCCGTAACTGCCCGCGGCATATGAAATGCCGAAGTGACCAGCACCGGGCGGCTCAGCCCGTGCTCCTTCATGAGCGCAGCCGTAAATTCGGCATTCTGCTCCGTGTTCAGCGAACGGTTCTCGATAAGAATACTCCGTTCATCCACTCCCAGTCCGATCAGCTGCCTGCGGGCGATATCGCCTTCGTTGCCGCTATCGGCAAAAACCTGCCCGCCGCTGAACAGCACCGGCAATCCCGTCAGGCGATGCAGCCGAACCGCAGTAACCAGCCGATTGGCCGCCGATCCGCCCAAGCTGCCTTCGCCATCAATGTCGGGCGTTCCTGTCGTTGCTCCGCCTCCGAGCACCACCAGACAATCGCCCTGAAACTGCTCCAGCTCCGGCTGGGCATACCGCGATTCCAGACTACGCATCAGCGGGTTCGCGATCAGCGGCACCGACGTCAAATACAGCAGCAGCGTTACGGAGAGCAGGACCACTGCCGGGCCGCGCTGTTTTTTCCATAACAACCATAATGCCAGCAGCGCCAGCAGCACAACAAATATTCCCGGAGGCAGCACAAAGCTGTAGATAAATTTGATTACATAAATCAATCTTAGGCATCTCCTTTCGATCCAATGAAGCTTATACCAATGTTTTTAACCTGGCTCTGATGATAGATAACAGCTCGTCTTTCTCATCCTGCGGAATCCGTTCGGCCAATCTGGCCGCCGCTGCCGGTAAAATCCACGCATCAATGGTTGAATAACCATACCCGGTTACCCGAAGATATTCTTTAATGTAGGCTGCCTTTATCATGCGAATATTCGAATATATCGGCGGTTCTGCCTTGCCCAATCCGCTTTAAATCGGTCACCTGCATAAACCTCCTAAATTTGCTTCTTGCAACGATATTAGCGAATAGATTCAGAAATGATTAGATCTATCCTTCCTTCATCCGCTTTAAGCTTCGCCTGCCCGCCTATAGGAAACGTCAGCATCGGTGTTGTGTGGCCAAAGTCCACATCCGCAATGACCGGAATAGAGACCAGCTCTTTTTTCGTTTTTATTATTTTTGTTAATAGATCTCTGGTCATTTGCGATGCCTGTTGAAATCTCCCAATAACTAGTCCTTTCACTTTGTTAAAATCAGCCTGGTGAATAAGCGACTGCAGGTCTCTATCGAACGTAGCCGGTGAGGATTCATAATCATCTTCTACAAAAAGAATCGCCCCCGCCAAATCAGGCATAAACATGGTTCCCTGCAGCAGATTGAGCGTACACAAATTTCCGCCGATGATGACGCCGCTCGTATCTCCTTCGTTAATTATATAGGGTCCCTCATTAGGAAAAAACGTACGTCTCTCCTGATCCGCATACCAAGCATCATCACTCCAATAATCGGAGGGCCTGATCTGAATGGATTCATGTCCGGTCATAAGTCGGTTGAAACAGTCAACCGTGTACTCATTCCCCTGTAGCATGCCAAATGTAGAGAAATGCGGTCCAGAATAGGTGATCAAGCCGGTCTGGCTGTAAATCGCGCTGCTTATCGCTGTAATATCCGAATACCCGCATAGACGCTTGGGATTGGACTTTATCAGAGAATAATCTATGTATGGAAGCAGTTGGTTACTATTGAAGCCGCCGATAGCCGTCAGAATCCCTTTTACTTTCGGATCTCTAAATGCGTCATGCAAATCTTCAATTCTTGCTTCTACAGAGGAAGAATCGAATTCATCGCTGTCCATGGAGTATTTGGAGAACGTAACCCGATAACCCAACTGCTCTAATTTCTTTTTTGCCAATTCCCTCTGCTCCACCCGGATCAGACTGAGGCTTCTAGATGGTGCAATAACCCGTATCTCATCGCCTTGTTTTAATTTATCTGCTTGCATACTAAGCCTCCTTTATTCTAACCAAGCCGAATCAGCGTTAAGATAGGAACGCCAAGAATACATACAGCTGAAGCAGCCACTAGAAATATTGTGGTATTTCTTTTTAACTTTACATTGAGGGCCGACTTATACCATCCTCTGAACTGAAAGTAGTTGCGGTATAGAACAAACAGCAGGATGAAATTACCTAGCGTTGTATACCAGCCGTCAATCTCCAGATTGAAAAAAGTGGTAAATACAATCCGCTCCATTCCATAGGCGATGGTCGTGCCCAAAATAAACAGGAGACACATGCGGAGCAACTCCAGCAGAAAGGTTGTCAACTTCATCATAAACCAATCTCACTCCATTTCTGATTATCCCTTTTCATGCTTTCCTCCCGATTCCATTATCCACCTTTATTAACAATTAGGACAGAGGGTGAGGATGCGATTTTCATGAATATGATTAAGGTCTTGACAAGTCGCCGATACTTATTAATAATGATCCGTAAAGAACGTATGTTCGTTTCTGAGTTTGTTTTTTTATTTCGATAAAGGGGCGATAGGTATGGAAAATCAAAAGATTTCGACGTTTCTAATGTTTTCCGGACAAGCCGAGGAAGCCATGAACTTCTACATTTCTTTGTTCGAGCAGTCGGAAATTCTGCATATTCAGCGCTACGGACCTGGCGAGGCAGGAGCGGAAGGAAGCGTGGTGCACGCCATCTTCTCCCTGAATGGCCAGCAGTTTATGTGCATTGACAGCAATACGCCGCATGACTTTACTTTTACACCCGCCATTTCACTCTATGTCAATTGCGAGACCGAGGAAGAGATCGATAATCTGTTTGGAAAGCTGTCCGAGGGGGGCCAGGTGCTTATGCCTCTGGATAAATATCCTTTCAGCGATAAATTCGCCTGGGTCGGCGATAAATTCGGGGTGACTTGGCAACTGAATCTGCTGGGGAAACAGCAATAGATCGAAAATAAGCCACAACTATCTGCTGCAACAAAAAAAGAAGCACAATCATCCTGAAAACTGGTGACGGTGCTTCCCCTTTAACCTATTATTTTTCCTTAAAAAATCTTGCCCGTATTCAAAATGTGGCGGTCATCAAGCGCATTCTTGATCTGCTTCATGGCGGCGATCACCGCCGGGTCCGTCGCTTTCTGGAAATAAGGCTTCTTGCTCAGCCCGATTCCATGCTCGCCCGACGTTAACCCGCCAAGCTCATGGCTTTTTCCGTAGATGCGGCTCATGACGGCTTTTAAATCGTTCCGCCAAGCCTCTGCATCCCGCTCCCCGCGAACGACGCATAAATGCACATTCCCGTCTCCGGCATGGCCGAAGCTGATCAGCTGCACGCCGCTTTCCTGCTCCACTTCATTGGCGTAAGCGATAAAATCCGCCGTCTTGTTGATCGGCACGACGATATCTACCGGCTCCTGCTCGGACACCGCTTCTACCGCCTTGACGAGCGCTCCGCGAACCTTCCAGACCTCGTCAAGGATCGCTTTATCCTCCAGCAGCAGAAAATCGAGCGCTCCATTCCGAACGGCAGTCTGACGCGCGCGCTCCGCATTGGAGCGGACCTCGCTTTCGCTGTTGCCGTCGAAGGACAGCAGAATATACGCCGACGCCTCCGGATATGGAAAAGTGACTCCCATAAACCGCTCGCCCAAGGCAACCACCTTGCGTTCCATGAACTCGATAGCGGTTGGCCCCACGTTCTCGTGAATGAGCCGGATCACGGCGTCAATCCCCGTCTTCAAGCTGTCAAAAGGCACAAGCGCCCCCATTACGAACGCAGGCTTCGGAATAAGCTTCAATACGCATTCGGTGATGATGCCAAGCGTGCCTTCCGAACCGATAAGCAGATGTTTGAGCGACAGCCCCGAGCTGTCCTTCACCACCTTGCCACCGGTGTAAATCACCTCGCCGCTTGGCAGAACCGCTGTCAGCCCGCGCACATAATCCCGCGTCACGCCATACTTGACGGCTCGCATCCCGCCAGCGTTGGTGCTGATGTTGCCGCCGATCGTCGCCTGCTTCTCCCCGGGATCGGGCGGATAGAACAGCCCTCGGGCCTCCACATAGGCTTGCAGATCGGCAAGCAGGACACCCGGCTGGGCCGTAACCGTCAGCGTGTCTTCGTCCAGTTCCACAATCCGGTTCATCAGGGACAGGTCTAGCACGATCCCCCCATGCTCAGGAACGGTAGAACCAACGAGATTCGTCCCCGCCCCGCGCGGCGTCACTTGAACAGAGTTCGCATACGCCCATTTCATCACTTCGCTGACCTCTTCAGTACTGACCGGAAACACCAGAGCGTCGCAGGTTCCCTGCAGGCGTCCCAGATTATCCGTAACGTACTTTTCCGCGATTCCTTCCGTCTTGATCCGTCCCGGATCGGAAATAATGCTGTACAGTTCCTGCAAGAAACCCACCTCTACTTTCTGGTAAATACCCGGGCGCACCAATCGCCGACGAATTGCGCTCCCTGGACAATGACAATCAGCAGAAGGACTGTTGCGATCATCACGCCCGTCTCATAGCGGTAATATCCATACTGGATCGCCAAATCGCCGATCCCGCCGCCGCCGACGAGGCCAGCCATCGCGGAATAACCGATCAGACTGATGACCGTCACGGTCGTTGCCCGGATCAGGCCGGGCATCGCCTCCACAAACAGCACCTTCCGCAAAATCAGACCTAAGCCCGCTCCGGTGGCAATAGCCGCTTCGAGCACGCCTTTATCCACTTCACTGAACGCCCCTTCCACCAGCCGGGCGAAGAACGCGACGGAAGCAAAAGCGAGCGGAACCGAAGCGGCCACCGGCCCGATGGTCGTGTTGACGATCAACTTGGTCAATGGAATGAGAAGAACGAGCAAAATGACGAAAGGGACGGAGCGGATTACATTCACCAGCACGCCCATCACCGCATTAAGCGTCCGTTTGGGAAAGAACAGAGGGCTGGCAGACAAATACAGAATGAGACCGATTAGCAATCCGAACACAAGTGAAGCGGCTAAGGAAATGCCAATCATAATCAGCGTTTCCCAAATCGCGGAGGGCAGCTCTAATTGCAAAATATCCCAGGTGCTATCCATTCAGCTCTCCCCCTTCTTTTGCGGCGGAAATCCGTTCAATTTTAAACACCTGTCCGGAGATATAATCCCGGGCCCTGGCAATTTCCGCTGCGTCCCCGCTCAGCTTGATAAGCAGAATACCTAGCGGTTTGCCTTGAATATATTCGATCTTGCCGTGGAGAATATCGACCAGCACGTCAAATTCCTTCGACACCTTACTGATAAGCGGTTCATAAGCCCGCTCGCCGGTGTAGGTGATCTTCAGCATTTCCTCTTGACCCTTTAGTTCCAAATGCTCCGGCACTTCAATATTCAGCACCCGGGAAACCAAAGACTGGGTCATAGGATGCTGAGGTTCCGTGAAGATTTGGTACGTATCGCCGACCTCTACGATTTCACCTTCCGCCATCACCGCAATGCGGTCAAATAGCTTCCGGGCCACGTCCATCTCATGCGTAATAAACACAATCGTAATCGGATTGTCCCGGTTGATGCGCCGTAAAATCCGGATGATCTCTTCCGTATTCTCCAGGTCGAGCGCCGAGGTCGCCTCGTCGCACAGCAGAATTTCCGGATCGTTCGCGAGCGCACGGGCAATCGCCACCCGCTGCTTCTGCCCGCCGCTCAAATTGGCCGGATACACCTGGGCCTTGTCCGACAGATTGACCTGCTCAAGCAGTTCAAGCACCCGGGCGCGAATCTTCTCCTTGGGATAATTGTTCGCTTTGAGCGCGAACGCAATGTTGTCGTACACCGTCGCTCCGCTGATCAAGTTGAAGTGTTGAAAGATCATGCCTATTTTCAATCTAACATTGCGCAGCGCGGCGCCTTTGAACCGGGTAATATCCTGACCGCCTACAATGACTTGGCCGGAAGCGGGCGGCTGCAGGAGATTGATTACCCTAACCAAAGTGCTCTTCCCGGCTCCGCTCGGCCCGACAATCCCGAAGATTTCGCCTTTGCCTACGGTTATGGACGCTTCTTTGACCGCGTGCATTCTCCGGCCCTTTTGCTTAAAGATCACGTTCACTTTATCTAGAACAATCACTACGAGCACCCTTTCCTGCAATCAACACCGTTCATGCCATGCTGTCCAGCTGATTGATTACTTGCTGTATTTAGTTGTATACCATTCCGGTTTGTCAAAAGCTTTGAAAATTCCGTCCGCATCTTCAATCGCTTGATGGAACTCTTCCGACTCGACCGCCGCTTTCAGATCCTTGCCCAGCTGGCCGTCAATATCCGGAGTCCGCACCGCAACGACGTTCTTGTAATCCTCCGTCAGCTTCTCGACAGCGAGCGCGCTTGCGAGGTCAAGCTTTGCCGCAATGGCAAAGTTTCCGGGAATCAGACCGATAGCCACGCTGTCCAGGCTGCGCGAGATTTGGGCTGCATCCATCGTTACAAACTCCAGGTTATGCGGATTTTCCGATACGTCATGCACAGTGGCTTTGGTCGGGTCCACGTCGGCTTTCAGGTCAATCAAACCGAGCGCCTTTAGGAAGCGCAGCGAGCGCGCCAGATTGGAAGCGTCGACGGCAATCGCTACCTTGGCACCGTGCGGAAGGTCCGCCATATTTTTTACCGAGTTGGAGTATACGCCCATGCCCGCTGTCGGAACCGAGATCACCTTGCCGATGTCCAGCTTGTTGTCCGCAGCGAATTTCGTCAGATATACCGTGTGCTGCATCAGATTGGCGTCGATTTCTCCGCTGCCCAGCGCTTGGTCCGGCTGCACATAGTCCGAAAATTGAACGACTTCAATCTTGTAGCCCTGCTTTTCCATATAAGGAGCAATCGCTTTGGTGATCATATCGCCATAAGGGCCGGGAGACACGCCAATCTTGATGTCCTTCTTCGTCTCCGCCGATGCGCCCCCATCCGCAGCTTTCTCATTGCCGCCGCAAGCGGCGAGCAGAAGTCCCATCAGGGAAACAACCAGTGTAATGACCAACCCTTTTTTTATCTTGTTCATTTGTCTGTTCCTCTCGTTCTCATTTATTTTAAATTCGTTATTTCCGTGCCCCGGTAAGCCTCAAGCTTTTCCAGCCGTTTGAGCGCCTCGACCAGCGTCTCTTCCTTCTTGGCAAAATGAAACCGGATATACTGGCGCACGTCCTCCCGGAAAAAGCTTGAACCCGGAACAGCGGCCACTCCAATCTCTTTTGCCAGCCACTCGCAGAACTTGTAATCATCCGGCTCGCCGAACTCGCTGATATCCACCAGTACATAATACGCCCCTTGGGGCTTGTAATACTTGAGACCGATCCGGTCCAGCCCGTCCAGGAACAGCGTCCGCTTCCGCTCATAAACTTTAGTAAGCTCTTCATAATATGCGTCGTCCATTTCGAGCCCCTTCACCGCCGCTTTCTGCAAGGGAGCAGCTGCTCCGACAGTGAGGAAATCATGCACCTTGCGGCAGACCTCAATAACATGAGCCGGACCGATAATGTACCCCAGTCTCCAGCCGGTGATCGAATACGTCTTGGACAGCGAGCTGCAGGACAGCGTACGCTCAAACATGCCGGGCAGAGAGGCCATGTACGTATGCACATGCGGCTCGTACACAATATGCTCGTAGACTTCATCCGTAATCACGAACGTGTCAAATTCTACCGCGAGCCGGGCAATCTCCTCCAGTTCCTCACGCGTGAACACTTTTCCTGTCGGGTTGGACGGATTACACAAGACAATCGCCTTAACTCCCTGTTCAAAAGCGTTCCGCAATTTTGCAGAGTCAAACTGGAATTCCGGCGGGGCGAGCGGCACATAAATGGGGGTTACACCGGTCAAAATCGCATCCGCCGTATAATTTTCATAGAACGGAGAGAACACGATAACCTTGTCG is a genomic window of Paenibacillus durus ATCC 35681 containing:
- a CDS encoding methionine ABC transporter ATP-binding protein, which encodes MIVLDKVNVIFKQKGRRMHAVKEASITVGKGEIFGIVGPSGAGKSTLVRVINLLQPPASGQVIVGGQDITRFKGAALRNVRLKIGMIFQHFNLISGATVYDNIAFALKANNYPKEKIRARVLELLEQVNLSDKAQVYPANLSGGQKQRVAIARALANDPEILLCDEATSALDLENTEEIIRILRRINRDNPITIVFITHEMDVARKLFDRIAVMAEGEIVEVGDTYQIFTEPQHPMTQSLVSRVLNIEVPEHLELKGQEEMLKITYTGERAYEPLISKVSKEFDVLVDILHGKIEYIQGKPLGILLIKLSGDAAEIARARDYISGQVFKIERISAAKEGGELNG
- a CDS encoding MetQ/NlpA family ABC transporter substrate-binding protein, whose translation is MNKIKKGLVITLVVSLMGLLLAACGGNEKAADGGASAETKKDIKIGVSPGPYGDMITKAIAPYMEKQGYKIEVVQFSDYVQPDQALGSGEIDANLMQHTVYLTKFAADNKLDIGKVISVPTAGMGVYSNSVKNMADLPHGAKVAIAVDASNLARSLRFLKALGLIDLKADVDPTKATVHDVSENPHNLEFVTMDAAQISRSLDSVAIGLIPGNFAIAAKLDLASALAVEKLTEDYKNVVAVRTPDIDGQLGKDLKAAVESEEFHQAIEDADGIFKAFDKPEWYTTKYSK
- a CDS encoding pyridoxal phosphate-dependent aminotransferase; translation: MPELSNRLDGFTESIIRKMTRVAREYDAINLSQGFPDFDPPRELTEELRKVADDGPHQYEITWGSELFREKLALKQTKLMGIPVDPATNIVVTCGSTEAMMAAMMTVCNPGDKVIVFSPFYENYTADAILTGVTPIYVPLAPPEFQFDSAKLRNAFEQGVKAIVLCNPSNPTGKVFTREELEEIARLAVEFDTFVITDEVYEHIVYEPHVHTYMASLPGMFERTLSCSSLSKTYSITGWRLGYIIGPAHVIEVCRKVHDFLTVGAAAPLQKAAVKGLEMDDAYYEELTKVYERKRTLFLDGLDRIGLKYYKPQGAYYVLVDISEFGEPDDYKFCEWLAKEIGVAAVPGSSFFREDVRQYIRFHFAKKEETLVEALKRLEKLEAYRGTEITNLK